TATCAGGCCGTTGTCAACACCGTGACCCACTAAATGTGAGATAGGACCGGAGGGGAAGCGATCAAGTCCTTTTGATTCGCTTCCCTCACTTGTGCAGGAATGCCATTGTCCCGTGCAGAAGGAAAAGATGAGGACAAATAGGTCTACAGTCCTATACCATTGAAACCCTGGGGGTGTTGGCAATGGACGACAAGGCTGAACGAACTACGATGTTCGGAGCCCTGCGCCGGGAAGACGCAATCTCGGGAATTCTCGACCTAGTGTACAGGGCACTGCAGGAGAAGGGATACGATCCTGTCAGTCAGTTGGTGGGTTTCTTGCTAACTGGGGATCCCACCTATATCACCAGCCATATGGGTGCAAGGGATGTAGTCAGAACCGTTGAACGGGATGAAGTGGTCGAGTACTTAGTTCGTTTCTATGCTGAACATCTCCAAGCTAAGGGTGACAGATAATTGGCTGTTGGTGGCAAAAGTGGAGTGAAATGAGTGAAATACCGGATTTTAGGGGAAACTGGTCTTACAGTTTCCCATCTGTGTTTTGGGGCCCTTACCATTAGCCCCTTGCAGAAAAATATGAGCATCAAAGCAGGGGCGCGAGTGATTCGCCGAGCTCTGGAACTGGGAGTTAATTTCATCGATACCGCTCAGCTGTATGATGCCTATGATTACATCCGAGAGGCCCTAAAGGGTTGGGATCGTCCCGTCGTCATTTGCACCAAATCCTATGCCTACACCCGGGAACTGATGGTAGAGGCCCTGGAGGAAGCTAGGCAGCGACTCCAACGGGATGTGATTGACATCTTCATGCTCCATGAACAGGAGTCAATACATACCATTCGGGGCCATTGGCCAGCCTTGGAGGTTTTGTTTGAGGCCAAGGCAAAGGGTATCGTTAGGGCGGTGGGAATTTCCACCCATTGTGTAGCCGCCGTCCGCCAGGGAGCTCAAGTTCCAGAAATTGAGGTAATCAGCCCGTTGATTAACCCCTTGGGTCTGGGAATTATTGGAGGCACAGCTGCGGACATGCTGGATGCCATCGAATTTGCTCATCTAATGGGTAAGGGCGTCTATGCCATGAAGCCTCTGGCCGGGGGGCATTTGTATCACGATGTCCGGGCCAGCTTGGAGTGGGCTTTTAGTAATCCCCATGTGCATTCCGTTGCCGTGGGCATGCAGTCAGAGGCCGAGGTGGATGCCAACGTGGCCATCTGCGAAGGGCGGGACAGCGAAGAACTGTTGGCAGCTGCTGCCGGGAGCTTGAAACAGCTGCACATTGATGACTGGTGTACCGCTTGCGGTACCTGTATCCAGGCCTGCAGCTCTAGGGCCTTGGCCCTAAGGGACGGAAAGCTGCATCACGACCCCAGTCGGTGTGTTCTTTGTGGATACTGTGCCGCCCGCTGCCCTGAGTTTGCCTTGAAGGTCATTTAGGTTAGTAGGAGAGAGCGTGAGTAGTGCGTTATTTGGGAATAGATTTGGGAAGCAAAACGA
The nucleotide sequence above comes from Bacillota bacterium. Encoded proteins:
- a CDS encoding IreB family regulatory phosphoprotein, which encodes MDDKAERTTMFGALRREDAISGILDLVYRALQEKGYDPVSQLVGFLLTGDPTYITSHMGARDVVRTVERDEVVEYLVRFYAEHLQAKGDR
- a CDS encoding 4Fe-4S binding protein, which translates into the protein MKYRILGETGLTVSHLCFGALTISPLQKNMSIKAGARVIRRALELGVNFIDTAQLYDAYDYIREALKGWDRPVVICTKSYAYTRELMVEALEEARQRLQRDVIDIFMLHEQESIHTIRGHWPALEVLFEAKAKGIVRAVGISTHCVAAVRQGAQVPEIEVISPLINPLGLGIIGGTAADMLDAIEFAHLMGKGVYAMKPLAGGHLYHDVRASLEWAFSNPHVHSVAVGMQSEAEVDANVAICEGRDSEELLAAAAGSLKQLHIDDWCTACGTCIQACSSRALALRDGKLHHDPSRCVLCGYCAARCPEFALKVI